CAAAAAACAGAGCAAATGGGTTtaactcttcttctttttctttgctTCTCTGTTATCTTAACTCCTTCTTTATCACAGCACCATTCGCCGCTAAATACTGCTTATTACCGGAGATCATGTCCAAGATTTGAACAAATTATGCAAGAAACCACTACAAACAAACAGATCACTTCACCTACTACCGCCGCCGCTACCCTCCGTCTCTTCTTCCACGACTGCTTCGTCGGCGGCTGCGACGCGTCCATACTCGTCTCCTCCACTCCTTTCAACAAAGCTGAACGTGACGCAGAAATCAACCTATCACTCCCCGGCGATGGGTTCGATGTAGTCGTACGCGCCAAAACGGCGCTTGAACTTGCTTGCCCCGGCGTTGTCTCTTGCTCCGACATTCTCGCCGTCGCTGCCCGGAATCTCGTTGTTCAAACCGGGGGCCCGTTTTATCCAGTTAAGTTGGGCCGTAAAGATTCTTTTACTTCAAAAGCTTCGTTGGTTGAAGGGAATCTGCCCCGACCCACAATGTCGATGGatcaaatcattaaaattttcGGGTCAAGAGGGTTTTCGGTACCGGAAATGGTAGCATTATCCGGTGCTCACACCATTGGGTTTTCCCATTGTAAAGAGTTCAGCTCAAATCTTTACAATTACAACAAAACCTCCCAATATGATCCTTCTTACCATCCCAGATTTGCTCAAGCTTTGAGAAATGCTTGTAATAATTTCCAGAAAGATCCAACATTGTCCGTTTTCAACGACATAATGACTCCGAATAAGTTTGACAACATGTATTACCAGAACTTACCTAAGGGTTTGGGTCTGTTGTCTTCGGACCGGGGTCTGTTTTCAGATCCGAGGACAAGAGCTCATGTTGAAGAGTATATTAGAGATCAAAATGCATTCTTTAAGGCGTTTGCTTCAGCAATGCAGAAGCTAAGCGATCATGGTGTTAAAATTGGGAGAAGTGGTGAGATCAGACACAGATGTGATGCTTTCAACAATTAAACTACTTGAGGGGTATTGATTATGTTACTGTACGTTCgaattttttgttgaatttaatCACTCACAAGACGAAAGTAAAACTTATAATATGTATACAATGTTTTTtactatcatttttatttagattACAAGGCTCTTCTTTTGCTCTGCTTCAGTTCTGCTTTTAGAacaactactactactacttgTGATTAGTGTGTGTTGAGATGCAGGTAAGAGGCTGTTTGTTCGTCGAATTTGATTCAATAAGGAATGAAACCGTAAATAAAGTTTGCAACTTTTTCTTCCTTTTGCAGCTAGTTTGAAATATTTCCAGTTTGCATTTGGTTCGTTTCCTTTTGGAACTAACCAGGGTTGAAAATGTTTGATTGCTTTGTTGTTTGTGAGCAAGTGTTGGAAAAGGTGGAATCGTGTTTTCCGGTCTGTCTCCTTTACAAGGGCATTGCCAACTCAAGTTCACTTTACTAAATGAACAAAAACATAACGCGTTTGGTATTGATTCTTGTAGAGGTGtccaaatcaaattaattttggtGTTGATTCGATATATGACTTGAAGAAGATAGATTagttttaattgtttttctttccaaaaagcTAAATGAAAAGGGATGAGATGTTGAGTCATTTGATCAGTCTCAACTTAAAACTCCTAAACGTAACTCCGAATGGATTGGGTTCACGACTCGTTTGAGCTACTCAAGTTTGACTCCAATCGTCGTTCGTCTTCTTTGGCAAGAACATAATGCTACTTCAAAACAAATAGAAGGAGgtattgtttatatatttaaatggAACCAGTAAGTCCAGATTATGCTGACTATAAGAAGAGCACAAATGAATGAGAAATTCAGAACTGACATTTAATTGAGTTGCGTCTCCGCCATCTCCGCCTTGTTTTCTGGGTTCTGCTCCCATCAATCATCATTAAAACTTAGTGataactaatttattttgtttagtcATGTGGGTATGTTTACTTCCACTTTTCTATATCAGGATTGTTTTCAACAAGGAATTCTTTGGAGTTCTGAAGTTCATGCAGTATGGAACCATTTAACACAAGCACAAGATGATCTTTCAAACAACTAGGAGATATGAAGGCATATTCCTGTTGACACCGCTTCATCTGGAATCATTAATTTCAACATGAAACATAAATTATCTGTAAAAATTCACGAAAATTGCAACAACTAGGAGATATGAAGGCATAACTTAAAGAAATATAGTGGGTTCAATGCGAAGCACCTTAAATATTGAACCCATACTTAATAGAAAATTAGAACATTTGTCTATGCTTAAGTAAAGTTCGCACAAAAATCCTAAAAAGCATGGAGATATTTCAGAAGGAGAAGCACAGCACACAGTTGTAAGGTCAATCTTTTAGAGATGAAGATCAAGCATCTCACTCGGACAAACATATCAATTGAAGATATAAGGCATAAATAGCAGGGCCTATTCATATCTTTCATCAATCGAACCAAGTAATTGAAACGAAAAAAATGATACGTGCAGCAATACAATCTGTAATGAAAATCTTTCAAGGGAAAATGGTctaatatacccctcaactttgttatttagagttgatataccccttgttatgaaagtggctcatatatacccctacttgtaaacaaatggctcacatatacccttttcctctaacggaaatggaaaaaaaaaaatttaatctaaatttttattatttttttctaaaaaatataatcccatatgagtaaatttaatcctcgtaaaacatatttttttgacttttttttgtttcaatgactaatttataattattattttgataatcaaatttatttatgtttcactaatattcttgtaaaacttattatagatgaccaaattttttctccgaatacgaaattaaattacaatacacacaaaaaaatagtttaattttttttcctttaaactaaggaatgaaagaaaaaaaacaaaataagaataagaaactcaaataattataataaaagaagtcaaaaaataatttatgtatgaaaaaaattaaaatataccttgaactttgatagaagaatcatatatacccctaaataattt
This window of the Solanum pennellii chromosome 2, SPENNV200 genome carries:
- the LOC107011924 gene encoding peroxidase 63 yields the protein MGLTLLLFLCFSVILTPSLSQHHSPLNTAYYRRSCPRFEQIMQETTTNKQITSPTTAAATLRLFFHDCFVGGCDASILVSSTPFNKAERDAEINLSLPGDGFDVVVRAKTALELACPGVVSCSDILAVAARNLVVQTGGPFYPVKLGRKDSFTSKASLVEGNLPRPTMSMDQIIKIFGSRGFSVPEMVALSGAHTIGFSHCKEFSSNLYNYNKTSQYDPSYHPRFAQALRNACNNFQKDPTLSVFNDIMTPNKFDNMYYQNLPKGLGLLSSDRGLFSDPRTRAHVEEYIRDQNAFFKAFASAMQKLSDHGVKIGRSGEIRHRCDAFNN